From Sporosarcina sp. Marseille-Q4943, the proteins below share one genomic window:
- the parE gene encoding DNA topoisomerase IV subunit B has protein sequence MTKKEEIYTYDDDSIQVLEGLDAVRKRPGMYIGSTDSRGLHHLVYEIVDNAVDEALAGYGSEIDVTIHKDGSIGVRDYGRGMPTGMHKTGKPTVEVILTVLHAGGKFGQGGYKTSGGLHGVGASVVNALSEWLEVTIFRDGKKFRQRFENGGKPVTTLEEIGTTREKGTLIHFKPDPAIFSTIKYQYELLSERLRESAFLLKGLKIDLKEEGTEKHDVFHYETGIEAFISYLNEEKDVLHDVAYLEGVTEGIEVEFAFQFSDGYSETILSFVNNVRTKDGGTHETGAKTAMTRVFNEYARKTGILKEKDKNLDGSDIREGISAIVSVRIPEEILQFEGQTKGKLGTSEARTATDAIVSQQLLYFLEENAELSGNLIRKAIRAQQAREAARKAREDARSGRKRRRSDTLLTGKLTPAQSRNAAKNELYLVEGDSAGGSAKQGRDRTFQAILPLRGKVINTEKAKLEDIMKNEEINTIIHAIGGGVGADFQIDDIAYDKVIIMTDADTDGAHIQVLLLTFFYRYMKPLIEAGKVFIALPPLYKVFKGTGKKEIVEYAWTEADLDQAIKKIGRGYMLQRYKGLGEMNADQLWETTMNPETRTLIRVTIEDGAQSERRVTTLMGDKVEPRRKWIESNVDFGTEDQNILENEFLHVEGDFE, from the coding sequence TTGACGAAGAAGGAAGAAATTTACACATACGATGATGATTCGATTCAAGTGCTGGAAGGCCTTGATGCTGTAAGGAAACGCCCGGGAATGTATATTGGTTCCACGGATTCCAGGGGGCTTCATCATCTTGTCTATGAAATCGTCGATAACGCAGTTGACGAAGCGCTAGCAGGATATGGTTCTGAAATTGACGTTACGATACACAAAGACGGCAGCATTGGCGTACGTGACTACGGACGCGGAATGCCTACGGGAATGCATAAGACGGGAAAACCGACGGTAGAAGTTATTTTGACCGTCCTTCACGCTGGCGGAAAGTTTGGGCAAGGAGGTTATAAGACAAGTGGCGGCCTACACGGTGTAGGTGCATCAGTTGTCAATGCCCTTTCCGAGTGGCTGGAAGTGACGATTTTTCGTGATGGAAAGAAATTCAGGCAACGTTTTGAAAATGGCGGAAAACCGGTAACTACATTAGAAGAAATCGGTACGACGAGAGAGAAAGGTACTTTGATACACTTCAAACCGGATCCAGCGATCTTCTCAACGATTAAATATCAATATGAATTGCTGTCGGAACGTTTACGCGAATCTGCATTCCTGCTAAAAGGATTGAAAATCGACCTGAAAGAAGAAGGCACCGAGAAGCATGATGTCTTCCATTACGAAACGGGTATCGAAGCGTTCATCTCTTATTTGAATGAAGAGAAAGACGTCCTTCACGATGTTGCCTACCTCGAAGGCGTGACGGAAGGGATTGAAGTGGAATTCGCGTTTCAATTCAGCGATGGCTATTCTGAAACAATTCTCTCATTCGTCAATAATGTGCGGACGAAGGATGGCGGCACGCACGAAACAGGTGCGAAGACTGCAATGACACGCGTATTCAATGAGTATGCGAGGAAAACTGGAATATTGAAGGAAAAAGATAAAAACCTCGATGGTTCTGATATACGGGAAGGCATTTCCGCGATTGTTTCAGTCCGCATTCCTGAAGAAATTCTCCAATTTGAAGGACAGACGAAGGGAAAATTAGGGACAAGCGAAGCGAGAACGGCAACCGATGCAATCGTCTCCCAGCAGCTACTCTACTTCCTTGAAGAGAATGCTGAGCTGAGCGGCAACCTGATCCGTAAAGCGATCCGTGCACAACAGGCGAGAGAGGCTGCTCGTAAGGCGCGTGAAGATGCCCGTTCCGGTAGAAAACGTCGCCGCTCGGATACGCTGCTGACAGGAAAACTGACACCTGCACAGTCGAGGAATGCTGCAAAAAATGAATTATACCTAGTCGAAGGGGATTCCGCGGGCGGTTCTGCCAAGCAAGGACGGGATAGGACATTCCAGGCAATTTTGCCTCTGCGCGGTAAGGTAATCAATACCGAAAAGGCTAAATTAGAGGATATTATGAAAAACGAGGAGATCAACACGATTATCCACGCTATCGGCGGAGGGGTCGGCGCTGATTTCCAAATCGATGATATCGCATACGATAAAGTGATCATTATGACGGACGCAGATACGGACGGGGCACATATCCAAGTGCTTCTCTTGACGTTCTTCTATCGTTACATGAAGCCGTTGATCGAGGCAGGAAAAGTGTTTATCGCATTACCGCCACTTTATAAAGTCTTCAAAGGGACAGGCAAAAAGGAGATAGTGGAATATGCGTGGACGGAAGCCGATCTCGACCAAGCAATCAAAAAAATAGGCCGTGGCTATATGCTCCAGCGCTATAAAGGTCTCGGTGAAATGAATGCCGATCAATTATGGGAAACGACGATGAACCCTGAAACCCGTACTCTCATCCGTGTGACGATTGAAGACGGTGCGCAATCGGAACGACGAGTTACCACTCTAATGGGAGACAAGGTCGAACCGCGCAGGAAATGGATCGAATCAAACGTCGATTTCGGTACCGAAGACCAAAACATTTTAGAAAATGAATTTTTGCACGTTGAGGGGGACTTTGAATGA
- the plsY gene encoding glycerol-3-phosphate 1-O-acyltransferase PlsY, with product MEIIILILIAYVLGSIPSALWVGKLFYSTDVRQHGSGNLGATNTFRVLGKTAGLIVTILDILKGTAAVLLPLLPYFSAAGIHPLLLGVVAVIGHMFPVFAKFKGGKAVATSGGVLLGYNWPIFIIVLLTFLITLKLTKMVSLSSMIVAVVGFIYCLAFYVWTGDFYLMIIVGLMGVFIFYRHRANIARIKAGTEPKVKWL from the coding sequence ATGGAAATTATCATTCTTATACTAATCGCTTATGTACTCGGCTCCATTCCATCTGCATTGTGGGTCGGCAAACTTTTTTATAGTACAGATGTCCGACAGCATGGTAGTGGAAATCTCGGTGCTACAAACACTTTCAGGGTTCTAGGAAAAACGGCAGGTCTGATCGTCACCATTCTTGATATTTTAAAAGGGACAGCTGCCGTGCTGCTTCCACTATTGCCTTATTTCAGTGCAGCAGGGATTCACCCGCTTTTACTCGGTGTAGTCGCTGTAATCGGCCATATGTTTCCTGTCTTTGCAAAGTTCAAAGGAGGCAAAGCTGTTGCTACTTCAGGTGGTGTTTTACTTGGATATAACTGGCCGATTTTCATTATCGTCCTCCTTACGTTCCTCATCACTTTGAAGTTAACAAAAATGGTATCCCTCTCCTCGATGATCGTGGCAGTTGTCGGATTCATTTACTGTCTCGCCTTCTATGTATGGACGGGCGATTTCTATCTAATGATCATTGTCGGTTTAATGGGGGTTTTCATCTTTTATAGGCATCGAGCGAATATTGCTAGGATTAAAGCGGGAACCGAGCCAAAAGTGAAGTGGTTATAA
- a CDS encoding MFS transporter produces MWKNRNVWIILAGEMIAGLGLWTGIIGNLEFLQEKIPSDFVKAMILSIGLLAGIIAGPTAGRIIDQSRKKTVLIVAGMGRLVSVLFMLLAITTGSVWWMVAFIISIQLSATFYFPALQSAIPLVVKDEDLLTMNGMHMNVATIARVIGTALAGVMLVYWSLASLYWVSMIAYLALLGFTMMLKIDEGKGSGRSQRKDGDKGGFMEVFPVLKAYPAVGMTLIMTMIPLLFIGSFNLIVINISEIQDSASIKGLIYTFEGIAFMIGSFAVKFITRKWKTTVILFFFASMVAVAEFLLYFAHNIVLTLVAFAVLGFALGCFFPTAMVVFQKQMPKAYHGRFFSFRNMLERVMFQVVLLSAGAFLDIVGLQMMVIIFGVISLSLTLLFFSQMKRRNIVLEEKQTEPAAEVIL; encoded by the coding sequence ATGTGGAAAAACCGTAACGTTTGGATCATTCTTGCGGGAGAAATGATTGCCGGACTCGGATTATGGACAGGAATCATTGGTAATCTGGAGTTTCTACAAGAGAAGATCCCATCTGATTTCGTAAAGGCAATGATTTTATCCATCGGATTATTGGCCGGCATCATCGCAGGTCCGACAGCAGGTCGGATCATTGATCAGTCGAGGAAAAAGACTGTTTTGATTGTAGCGGGTATGGGAAGGCTCGTCAGTGTGCTATTCATGTTGCTAGCCATTACAACTGGATCTGTCTGGTGGATGGTTGCATTTATCATTTCCATCCAATTATCTGCAACTTTTTATTTTCCGGCATTACAGTCAGCTATCCCTCTAGTCGTAAAAGATGAAGATTTACTGACGATGAACGGAATGCATATGAACGTTGCTACAATAGCACGCGTCATCGGTACAGCTCTCGCAGGCGTCATGCTCGTTTACTGGTCGTTGGCATCATTATATTGGGTATCGATGATTGCGTATCTGGCACTGTTGGGCTTCACGATGATGCTGAAGATCGATGAAGGGAAGGGGAGTGGGCGCTCCCAACGGAAAGATGGAGATAAGGGCGGGTTCATGGAAGTTTTTCCTGTTTTAAAAGCATATCCTGCAGTCGGCATGACATTAATTATGACGATGATTCCATTGTTATTTATCGGTTCATTCAATCTAATTGTCATCAATATTAGTGAGATCCAAGATTCCGCATCGATTAAAGGGTTAATTTATACGTTTGAAGGGATTGCCTTCATGATCGGCTCATTTGCAGTAAAGTTCATTACACGGAAATGGAAGACGACGGTCATTTTATTCTTCTTTGCATCAATGGTGGCAGTTGCAGAGTTCTTGCTATATTTTGCACATAATATTGTTTTGACATTGGTTGCATTTGCTGTATTGGGCTTTGCATTAGGATGTTTTTTCCCAACAGCAATGGTCGTATTTCAGAAACAGATGCCGAAAGCGTACCATGGACGATTTTTCTCATTCCGGAATATGTTGGAGCGGGTCATGTTCCAAGTAGTATTGTTAAGTGCAGGAGCATTTTTGGATATCGTTGGGCTACAGATGATGGTCATTATTTTTGGAGTGATCAGCTTAAGTTTGACGTTGTTGTTTTTTAGCCAAATGAAACGAAGAAATATTGTTTTAGAAGAGAAACAAACAGAACCTGCAGCGGAAGTTATTTTATAA
- a CDS encoding HesB/YadR/YfhF family protein — translation MKIVLSDDALNWFIEEMEAETGDYIKFFARYGGSSALHDGFSLGIMKEKPDEVAVETEKNGIHFYIEDRDYWYFDEHDLHVDVNTKLNELVYTYEKA, via the coding sequence ATGAAGATCGTTTTATCGGATGATGCACTAAATTGGTTTATAGAGGAGATGGAAGCCGAAACAGGCGATTATATAAAGTTTTTCGCCCGGTATGGCGGTTCCAGCGCGTTGCATGATGGATTCTCGCTCGGGATTATGAAAGAGAAGCCTGATGAAGTGGCGGTCGAGACGGAGAAGAACGGTATTCATTTCTATATTGAAGATAGAGATTACTGGTATTTTGATGAACACGATCTCCATGTAGATGTCAATACCAAATTGAATGAACTCGTTTATACGTATGAAAAAGCGTGA
- the parC gene encoding DNA topoisomerase IV subunit A yields MTSTERFQDLPLEEVIGDRFGRYSKYIIQDRALPDARDGLKPVQRRILYAMFHEGNTHDKAFRKSAKTVGNVIGNYHPHGDTSVYDAMVRMSQEWKLRHLMIEMHGNNGSVDGDPAAAMRYTEARLSAIASEMLRDIGKNTVEFIPNFDDTEPEPTVLPSRFPNLLVNGSTGISAGYATDIPPHALHEVIDAVLMRMDDPNVSVEQLMTVLKGPDFPTGAIIQGTDGIKTAYETGRGRFIIRAKSEIESLKAGKSQIVITEIPYDVNKANLVKKMDELRLDRKLDGIADVRDESDRTGLRIVVELKKDIDGNAILQYLLKNTDLQVTYNFNMVAISNRRPTLMSLPMLLDAYIDHQKEVVTRRSEYDIQKAKDRLHIVEGLMKALSILDEVIKAIRASKDKRDAKNNIIEKFGFTEVQAEAIVSLQLYRLTNTDITELKKEDAELRKLIDQLDAILKSDKKLSTVIKKELLEVRKQFSEQRRSVIEEKIENIKVDLDILVPSEEVVVSVTKDGYVKRTSIRSYSASNGTGQEMKESDYSLLESVMNTQHHLLLFTSLGNYLYQPVHELPDIRWRDLGQHISSIISLEPNEEIISAIGIESFDEQTLVLTAADNGNVKMSKLSDFQVQRYSRTFKAMNLKKGDRLVDVQLVSGEEDIILFSEQAFALRFSLTELSVTGVRTAGVRGLNLRTEDKLASMLVVRDEAESILIATHRGSVKRMALKELEVASRAQRGIVVLKELKTNPHRIIGTQFVKPSDTIILSTSKDNKVAVDAGSLRLVDRYSNGSSMVDESKEGKVTALYKEVKAETKA; encoded by the coding sequence ATGACTTCAACTGAGCGATTCCAAGACTTGCCTTTGGAAGAAGTGATTGGCGACCGTTTTGGACGTTATAGTAAATACATCATTCAGGACAGGGCACTGCCGGACGCTAGGGATGGCTTGAAACCTGTTCAGAGAAGGATACTGTATGCGATGTTCCATGAGGGGAACACCCATGATAAGGCATTCAGGAAATCAGCAAAAACGGTCGGGAATGTCATCGGCAACTACCATCCACACGGAGACACTTCGGTTTATGACGCTATGGTGCGGATGAGCCAGGAATGGAAACTTCGCCATCTCATGATTGAAATGCACGGGAACAACGGTTCTGTAGATGGCGATCCGGCAGCTGCAATGCGATATACGGAGGCAAGGCTATCTGCAATTGCTTCGGAAATGCTACGTGACATTGGTAAGAACACAGTGGAGTTCATTCCAAACTTCGATGATACAGAACCCGAGCCGACCGTTTTGCCTTCCCGCTTCCCGAATTTGCTCGTCAATGGATCTACCGGGATTTCTGCTGGATATGCTACAGATATTCCACCGCATGCATTACACGAAGTTATCGATGCAGTACTGATGAGAATGGATGACCCTAACGTGTCCGTGGAGCAGTTGATGACGGTCTTGAAAGGTCCTGACTTCCCGACTGGTGCAATCATTCAAGGGACAGATGGAATCAAGACTGCGTACGAAACAGGCAGAGGCCGTTTCATCATCCGCGCAAAATCAGAAATCGAATCGTTAAAAGCAGGTAAATCCCAAATTGTCATCACTGAAATTCCATATGATGTCAATAAAGCGAATTTAGTGAAAAAGATGGACGAACTCCGGTTGGATCGAAAACTAGATGGCATTGCAGATGTGCGAGATGAATCAGACCGTACTGGGCTGCGAATTGTTGTGGAATTGAAGAAAGATATAGACGGCAATGCAATTCTGCAATACTTATTGAAAAATACCGATCTTCAAGTGACGTATAACTTCAATATGGTCGCCATCTCGAATAGAAGACCGACGCTTATGTCGTTGCCGATGCTATTAGATGCATACATCGACCACCAAAAAGAGGTCGTCACGAGACGCTCCGAGTACGATATCCAGAAAGCGAAAGACCGACTGCATATCGTGGAAGGTTTGATGAAAGCTTTATCGATACTTGATGAGGTGATCAAGGCGATCAGGGCTTCAAAAGACAAGCGGGATGCGAAGAATAATATTATTGAAAAATTCGGATTTACCGAAGTTCAAGCAGAAGCAATCGTATCTCTCCAGTTATATCGATTGACGAATACGGATATTACTGAGCTGAAAAAAGAGGATGCGGAACTAAGGAAGCTAATCGATCAGTTGGATGCTATTCTGAAAAGCGATAAAAAGCTTTCCACAGTCATCAAGAAGGAGTTACTTGAAGTCCGTAAGCAATTCTCTGAACAAAGAAGGTCTGTCATCGAAGAGAAGATCGAAAACATCAAAGTCGACCTCGACATCCTTGTTCCGAGCGAAGAAGTCGTCGTATCGGTGACAAAGGACGGCTATGTAAAACGGACGAGCATCCGTTCGTACAGTGCATCTAACGGCACCGGCCAAGAGATGAAGGAATCCGATTATAGTCTGTTGGAATCGGTCATGAATACGCAGCACCATTTGCTATTATTCACTTCTCTCGGAAATTATCTATATCAACCCGTGCATGAATTGCCGGATATCCGCTGGCGGGATCTCGGTCAACACATATCAAGTATCATTTCTCTTGAACCGAATGAGGAAATCATCTCGGCAATCGGAATTGAAAGCTTTGACGAACAAACATTAGTATTGACAGCTGCAGATAACGGAAACGTCAAGATGTCGAAGCTATCCGATTTCCAAGTGCAACGCTATTCTCGGACATTCAAGGCGATGAATTTGAAAAAAGGCGACCGGTTAGTCGATGTGCAACTCGTATCGGGTGAAGAAGATATAATCCTATTCAGCGAACAGGCATTCGCGTTGCGGTTTTCACTCACTGAGTTGTCAGTGACGGGTGTACGGACCGCTGGCGTACGTGGCCTCAATTTGAGGACGGAAGACAAGCTTGCTTCCATGCTCGTCGTACGAGACGAAGCTGAATCAATCCTAATTGCCACACATAGAGGATCAGTCAAGAGGATGGCTTTGAAGGAACTGGAGGTCGCCTCTAGGGCTCAGCGGGGCATTGTAGTGTTGAAAGAGTTGAAAACGAATCCGCATCGGATTATTGGCACTCAATTTGTCAAACCTAGCGACACGATCATCCTATCGACTAGCAAAGATAATAAAGTTGCTGTCGATGCCGGATCATTGCGGCTCGTCGATCGCTATTCGAATGGAAGCTCGATGGTTGACGAAAGCAAAGAAGGAAAAGTGACTGCTCTATATAAAGAAGTGAAAGCTGAAACGAAAGCTTGA